A genomic stretch from Persephonella sp. includes:
- a CDS encoding gamma-glutamylcyclotransferase family protein → MKDLVFVYGTLKKGKRLHHYLEKSYFFGEGYIEGYEMYMVDWYPAVVKGKGKVYGEVYAVDQKTLNVLDKIEDEGRLYKRIKENVKMGDKIVNCWVYLYQKSTKNLKKIDTGRF, encoded by the coding sequence TTGAAAGATCTGGTATTTGTTTACGGAACATTAAAAAAAGGAAAAAGACTACATCATTATCTTGAAAAATCATACTTTTTTGGAGAAGGGTATATTGAAGGGTATGAGATGTATATGGTTGACTGGTATCCGGCTGTTGTTAAAGGAAAAGGGAAGGTTTACGGAGAGGTTTATGCTGTGGATCAAAAAACACTTAATGTTTTAGATAAGATTGAAGATGAAGGAAGGTTATACAAAAGGATAAAAGAAAATGTGAAAATGGGAGACAAAATTGTAAACTGCTGGGTTTATCTTTATCAAAAAAGCACAAAAAATTTAAAGAAAATAGATACTGGAAGATTTTGA